Genomic DNA from uncultured Desulfuromusa sp.:
TTCCCCACCCGGCGGCCTACATGCCGAATCCGGGCTTCAGCGATCAGATCGCCCCCCGGAACAGGACGCAAAAAATCGATCCCCATATCGATGGTCACAATTTTGTCCTCGGGACTGCATGTCGACCAGACGGCAAAGCTGCCGCACGTCGCAACCAACATCGAAAGGACTCCGCCATGGAATGTCATTTTTTGAGCATCACCAATCAGATCGGGGCTAAAAGGGAGAAGAAGGGCACAGCGTCCGACTTCCAGGTCGTGAAGCTTCACCCCAACATATTTATTAAATGGAATGGCTTCTTCAATCGTATGTCGAAACATCTCAACGTTTTTAAATGTCATAACAAAGCCTGTCGATCAACATAAGCCGCGAGCTCAACTACTCAATTTTTCAGTCAACAATGGGACCAGTTGTTTCAGATCAGCCACAGCCAGCACATCGGCAACATCGCCAATCGGCGCATCTCTGTCAGTATTGATGGCGACAATAAATTCCGATTTTTGCATCCCGGCCAGGTGTTGAATTGCCCCGGAAATCCCGCAAGCCACATAAAGCTTTGGGGTCACGGTCTGTCCCGTCGTTCCGATCTGACGGGTATGGTCGGCCCACTCGGCATCAACAACCGGACGACTGGCACCATACTCGCCGCCAAGAGCCTTGGCTAATTGAGCAATCATATCCAGACTCTCAGGCTTACCGATGCCACGCCCGGCACTGACAATGATTTCGGCTTTGGACAAATCTACGCCACCGGCTTCTGCTTCCTCATAACCGCCGAAATTCACTTGTGAAGAAACATCGCTTTTCAGTGCAATGACTGTTGGGACTCCGGAAGACTCCGTATTCGGGGTAAATGCCCCGGGCTGCAAAGTTAAAACGGTGCGAGTCGTTCCGGGTTTGACCTTGCGACGCAATTTGGCATTGCAAACGGGAGCGACCGGAAGTCCATCATCGATATCGACGACTTCGGAAATCTGGGCGGCCCCCAGTGCCAAAGCGATGCGCGGTGCCAGATCCCAGCCATAGGAGGAATGGGAAAACACCACCAAATCAGGTTGTTCTTGCTCAACAGCATCAAGCAGCAGCTGTTTATGTACCGCTGGATTAAAATCCTGATATGCGTCGCTGTCAGCGAGATAAAGGGTGCCGTCATAGTTCGGCAAAACGCTTCCGCTACCAACCATAAACATCGCCGAAGCGCAACCCAGTTGCTCGGCAAAAGCGATCAATTCATACGTGGACCCCAATAGTTGTCCAGCTCTATATTCAGCAACAAGCAATGCTTTCATAATGGTCTCCTTATCAGGCCAGAACGCTGGTTTTCTCTTTAAGAAGCTCAATCAGTCGATCGGCGAGGTCATCAACATCCCCTTCAAGAATCAGCCCACCACCCTTTCTTTCAGGAAGGTAGGTGATCAGTGTTTCCTGTCTTGCTTCAACGTTCAGCAATTCAGAGACAACAATCGACAGCAACTCCTTCTTTTTCGACTTCATGATATTCGGTAGGGTGGGATAACGCGGTGTATTCAAACCCAGTTGGCAGGTCACCAGAGCCGGAATCGGGCTTGAAACAAGAGCCTTAATACCACCTTCAAGTTCCCGTTTGGCATTGATTTTCTCCTCCGCATAGGAAAATTCGACGATGGTTGAGATGCTCGGCAAACCAAGCATTTCGGCCACCAGCACACCAACCTGAGCACTGCCGCGATCCTGTGATTGCATCCCGGTAAAAATCAGATCAAAGCTCTTATCCTTGGCAAATTCAGCAATGATCGCCGCAATTTCAAAAGAATCCTTACTGTGAACCTGTTCATCACTGACATGGATGCCGCGGTCACACCCCATTGCCAAAGCTTTTTTAATTGTTTCCTTAACCCGGTCCGGGCCTATGCTCAAGACGCTCAGGTCGGCTTCACCAATCTGCTCTTTGAGTTGCACTGCCTGCTCAACAGCATACTCATCATACTCGTTCATCCGCCAAGCAAGATCAGCCGTTGAATACCAAGTGCCATCAGCACTAATTTTAAACTTCGATTCCATATCCGGAACCTGTTTGATACATACAAGAATTTTCATTACGAACCTCCACATAATCAGGAGTTGAGAGATAAAAAAACCACGGAGAAACGGGGGTTGTTAAGAGTGTTCAACACCCTGTAACAGGAGGAGGAGAAGTCCCTCCGTGGCAAAATCATTGCAAAAAACACTGACAGAATTACAATTGTTCAACCAGAACTTCAGCGATATCTTTGGAAATAATCCGTCCCTCAAGACCGGCGCCTTTGACCCCGTCCTCGAACATGGTCAAACAGAAAGGACAGTTGGAAATCAGCGTATCTGAACCGGATTCAGCAGCCATTTCGACCCGCCGGTGATTAATGCGGCTACCGAGCTTTTCCTCGGCCAGGATCCTTCCACCACCGGCGCTACAGCAAAAAGCCTCACTTCTGGATTTTTCCATTTCGAGAATTTGTCCACCCACAGCCTTGATCAAACGGCGCGGCGCATCATAAATCCCATTATGCCGCCCCAGATAACAGGAGTCATGATAAGTACATACGAGTGCACCGGTTTTAAGTTTGAGTCGCTGACTCTGCAGCAAACGATCAAGGTAAGACGTATAATGCGACACAGGAATATCTAAACCGAGATCACGATAGTCTTTATTCAGGGTATTGAAACAATGGGGGCAGCTGGTGACAATCTCTGCAACATTGTAGTCCTTAATACGTTCAATGTTTTCCATGGCCAGGGTCTGATAGAGGTACTCATTGCCCATTTTACGCATCGGCTCCCCGCAACATTTTTCCTCCTTGCCAAGGATTCCAACCCTGACCCCGGCAGCCTGACAGAGCTGCACAAAAGCTTTGGCAATGTTGATGTTGCGCTTATCGAAAGAAGCATAGCAACCGACAAAGTAGAGGATATCGACTTCTGCATCTTCAGCCAGGGTCTTGATGCCGAGATCTTCGCTCCAATCACCACGCGCAGCGTAACCCATTCCCAGAGGATTGCCGTTGACTTCGGTCTGCTCCATGGCGGTCATCACCTCTTCGCCGGGGAATTCCCCTTCCATCAACACCAGGTTACGGCGCATATCGACAATTTTGCTCACATGCTCAACCGCGGCCGGGCAGATCTCCTCGCAGGCCCGGCAGGTTGTGCAAGACCAGATGGCGTCTTTGTCACAGGCCTCGATCAGACTTATCTCCGGGGTTTTGAAAGCAATCTCTCCGATCCGGTTCACCAGAGTCATCGGCGACAACGGTTTATCGGTATTATAAGCCGGACAGCGATCCTGACAACGCTTGCACAGGGTGCAGGCATCGCTATCGAAAAGATCCTTCCAGGTCAAGTCAGCAACCTTGTCAGCCCCAAAGCTTTCAACCTCTTCGTTCTCCAAATCAATGGTTGCAAGCTTTCCTGTCGGACCCAGATCGACAAACAGAGCATTGAGGCTGGTCGTCACCATGTGTCGCAATTTGGTCAACGGTATGGCGACAAGAAAAGCCATGGTCAGTAACAGATGGAACCACCAGATCGTCAGATGCAAAATCCGCAGTACCGGTTCTCCCAGACCCGAAAAAGCTTTGGCAACCAGCAGCCCGACCGGCGACCATGATGCCAATGGCGTCCCTAGTTCAGTGACGGCCATGCGCGTTCCTTCAATGATGAAACCACTGATCAGGATCGCAAACAACAAACCGTGCATGATGGCATCGTCGCGACGAATCTCTAACCCCGC
This window encodes:
- a CDS encoding PaaI family thioesterase, which produces MTFKNVEMFRHTIEEAIPFNKYVGVKLHDLEVGRCALLLPFSPDLIGDAQKMTFHGGVLSMLVATCGSFAVWSTCSPEDKIVTIDMGIDFLRPVPGGDLIAEARIRHVGRRVGNAHTVIYPLGEPDNVLAEGRSVYSIRRCEQKVTSC
- a CDS encoding electron transfer flavoprotein subunit alpha/FixB family protein, translated to MKALLVAEYRAGQLLGSTYELIAFAEQLGCASAMFMVGSGSVLPNYDGTLYLADSDAYQDFNPAVHKQLLLDAVEQEQPDLVVFSHSSYGWDLAPRIALALGAAQISEVVDIDDGLPVAPVCNAKLRRKVKPGTTRTVLTLQPGAFTPNTESSGVPTVIALKSDVSSQVNFGGYEEAEAGGVDLSKAEIIVSAGRGIGKPESLDMIAQLAKALGGEYGASRPVVDAEWADHTRQIGTTGQTVTPKLYVACGISGAIQHLAGMQKSEFIVAINTDRDAPIGDVADVLAVADLKQLVPLLTEKLSS
- a CDS encoding electron transfer flavoprotein subunit beta/FixA family protein encodes the protein MKILVCIKQVPDMESKFKISADGTWYSTADLAWRMNEYDEYAVEQAVQLKEQIGEADLSVLSIGPDRVKETIKKALAMGCDRGIHVSDEQVHSKDSFEIAAIIAEFAKDKSFDLIFTGMQSQDRGSAQVGVLVAEMLGLPSISTIVEFSYAEEKINAKRELEGGIKALVSSPIPALVTCQLGLNTPRYPTLPNIMKSKKKELLSIVVSELLNVEARQETLITYLPERKGGGLILEGDVDDLADRLIELLKEKTSVLA
- a CDS encoding heterodisulfide reductase-related iron-sulfur binding cluster codes for the protein MELTREIYWNVGHGVATLLPMYLLTLAAIGLTVYLSVQRIKVYRQGQSLERSNELPRRVVAMIKSGVLQSRVLRVRGPGVAHGLFFWSFCLLFLGTCLIVVQADFTDLLFDVRFLTGNFYLVFSLVLDIAGLTAIVMLSGLFIRRYVVRPAGLEIRRDDAIMHGLLFAILISGFIIEGTRMAVTELGTPLASWSPVGLLVAKAFSGLGEPVLRILHLTIWWFHLLLTMAFLVAIPLTKLRHMVTTSLNALFVDLGPTGKLATIDLENEEVESFGADKVADLTWKDLFDSDACTLCKRCQDRCPAYNTDKPLSPMTLVNRIGEIAFKTPEISLIEACDKDAIWSCTTCRACEEICPAAVEHVSKIVDMRRNLVLMEGEFPGEEVMTAMEQTEVNGNPLGMGYAARGDWSEDLGIKTLAEDAEVDILYFVGCYASFDKRNINIAKAFVQLCQAAGVRVGILGKEEKCCGEPMRKMGNEYLYQTLAMENIERIKDYNVAEIVTSCPHCFNTLNKDYRDLGLDIPVSHYTSYLDRLLQSQRLKLKTGALVCTYHDSCYLGRHNGIYDAPRRLIKAVGGQILEMEKSRSEAFCCSAGGGRILAEEKLGSRINHRRVEMAAESGSDTLISNCPFCLTMFEDGVKGAGLEGRIISKDIAEVLVEQL